Proteins found in one Zea mays cultivar B73 chromosome 1, Zm-B73-REFERENCE-NAM-5.0, whole genome shotgun sequence genomic segment:
- the LOC100194113 gene encoding uncharacterized protein LOC100194113 — protein sequence MAARRNVRYSPLPSEDGDDSNFIKEDVDLRYTYTPKSYRRIPWKSIALALFLLLLGTSLLFLSYFIFTGHMEGDSSQAYGLLFLGFLSFLPGFYETRVAYYSWRGAPGYTFASIPDY from the exons ATGGCGGCAAGACGCAATGTTCGGTACTCGCCTCTTCCTTCAGAGGACGGGGATGACAGCAATTTTATTAAAGAAGATGTTGACCTCCGATACACTTACACTCCGAAATCGTACAGAAGGATCCCATGGAAGTCAATTGCCCTGGCATTGTTCCTCCTCCTCCTAGGAACTTCACTTCTCTTTCTTTCTTACTTCATATTCACAGGTCACATGGAGGGTGATAGTTCTCAGGCATATGGTCTCTTGTTCCTGGGTTTCCTTTCCTTTCTTCCTG GTTTCTACGAGACTCGAGTTGCTTACTATTCATGGCGGGGAGCACCAGGGTACACTTTTGCATCCATACCAGATTATTAG